In Rhizobium sp. WSM4643, the following are encoded in one genomic region:
- a CDS encoding septal ring lytic transglycosylase RlpA family protein, which produces MKLEYGAASFATTARWLAISAMCATVAACGTTQAVPKKKAHGKEYFSESEYGVKASPRVATGNNIPKGGGRYLVGNPYEVKGKWYYPKEDFAYNKVGVASWYGSAFHGRLTANGEVYDQMHLSAAHPTFPLPSYARVTNLESGSSVIVRVNDRGPYHEGRIIDLSNKTADMLDLQHSGTGKVRVQYVGRARMDGHDMPYLMASYSPKGSRIPGVNPEGQIATGVMVASNSRKITRDQLQSSEDYETPANVPVPMSATSYAGSTPSARYNAAPAAHVLVAPSAPSFNNGAQAMDQLVVLPEIGPMPYERPENSLALGYQNEEVKTVTVDLAFDAVMVRNDGLTQESILAAAKRHQAKFAAR; this is translated from the coding sequence ATGAAACTGGAATACGGGGCGGCGTCTTTCGCAACGACAGCACGGTGGCTGGCGATCTCGGCGATGTGTGCGACGGTTGCGGCGTGTGGCACGACGCAGGCGGTGCCGAAGAAAAAAGCCCACGGCAAAGAATATTTCTCTGAATCCGAATATGGCGTCAAGGCGAGCCCGCGGGTCGCCACCGGCAACAACATCCCCAAGGGCGGCGGCCGCTACCTCGTCGGCAACCCTTACGAGGTGAAGGGCAAGTGGTATTATCCGAAGGAAGACTTCGCCTATAACAAGGTCGGCGTCGCCTCCTGGTATGGTTCGGCCTTTCACGGGCGCTTGACGGCGAATGGCGAAGTCTACGACCAGATGCATCTTTCCGCTGCCCATCCGACCTTCCCGCTGCCGAGCTATGCGCGCGTTACCAATCTCGAAAGCGGTTCCTCGGTCATCGTGCGTGTCAACGATCGCGGCCCCTATCACGAGGGCCGCATCATCGATCTTTCCAACAAGACGGCCGACATGCTCGACCTGCAGCACAGCGGCACCGGTAAGGTGCGCGTGCAATATGTCGGCCGCGCCCGCATGGACGGCCACGACATGCCCTATCTGATGGCCTCATATTCGCCGAAGGGCAGCCGCATTCCCGGCGTCAATCCGGAAGGGCAGATCGCAACCGGCGTGATGGTCGCCTCCAACAGCCGCAAGATCACCCGCGACCAGTTGCAGAGTTCGGAAGACTACGAGACGCCGGCCAACGTGCCGGTGCCGATGTCGGCGACCTCTTATGCCGGTTCGACGCCGAGCGCACGCTACAATGCGGCACCGGCTGCCCATGTTCTGGTGGCGCCATCAGCGCCGTCGTTCAACAATGGCGCTCAGGCGATGGACCAGTTGGTCGTGCTGCCGGAGATCGGTCCGATGCCCTACGAGCGGCCCGAGAATTCGCTGGCGCTCGGCTATCAGAACGAAGAGGTGAAGACGGTGACCGTCGATCTCGCCTTCGATGCGGTGATGGTGCGCAATGACGGGCTGACGCAAGAGTCCATCCTTGCCGCGGCCAAGCGTCATCAGGCAAAGTTCGCCGCGCGCTGA